CCATTTGAGCGTCGACAGGTCGCGCAGACCGTCGAGTGCCTGAAGCGTTGCTTCCGTCATAAAATCCTCCCTTGTATCTATCGGGCGCGGCGCGGGGTCCGGCGCGGCCGGATTTCCCCGTGTCGAGTCCCGTGATCGGCCCCTTGCGGGACCGTTATGCGCGCCTTAGCGCCGTTCCGCGGGCGCGGCACCGGCGCTTTGCGTCTCCGGGCCTCACCGGCACAGCCCCCGGAGGATGAGCCGCAGGCCCTCCCGGAACATCTCCTCGACGTTCCCCCCTTCCTTTTTGACGTACGCCCTGATGAGGAACATGATATACACCGAAAACAGGAAATCCGTCGCGCGTTCCACGTTCATCTTATGGAACGATTTTTCCCGTACGCCCTGCGCCAGGATGTCCCTCATGATCCGCATCGCTGCGTCGTTGACGTCGCGAAACCGGTCCTCATCGGGCGACAGCGTGAAGATGTCGGGATCGCGCGAGAGGATCGCCGTTATGTCGCCGCGGTCGCGCAGGTACTCGAAGGAGCGCTCCGCCATCACGGCGAACTTCTCCGGCGCGCGATTCTCCGCCGCCACCGCCAGCGCCACGGACTCCCGCCAGCGGTCCAGGGCGCTTCGCACGGTCCTCTCGTAGAGATCCTTCTTGTTTTTGACGTAGAAATAAATGTTGCCCGGCGTCATGCCGAGTTTGCCGGCCACGTCTTCCAGGGTGGTCTTCTTGTAGCCGTACTCCGCGAAAAGCTTCAGCGCGGCGTCGAATATCCGGTTTTCTTTTATCGTTCTGCTCATGGCAGTTGGCGCATAACCGGGCGATAAAACGGTTTTTCCCAGCCGGCGGCGGGGAAAAACCTTCTGTTCCCGGGATTTATAACAGGCCTGTCGGGACAAGGAACAGACCATGTTAAATAATTGAATACATTCATAAAATATT
The DNA window shown above is from Spirochaetota bacterium and carries:
- a CDS encoding TetR/AcrR family transcriptional regulator; this encodes MSRTIKENRIFDAALKLFAEYGYKKTTLEDVAGKLGMTPGNIYFYVKNKKDLYERTVRSALDRWRESVALAVAAENRAPEKFAVMAERSFEYLRDRGDITAILSRDPDIFTLSPDEDRFRDVNDAAMRIMRDILAQGVREKSFHKMNVERATDFLFSVYIMFLIRAYVKKEGGNVEEMFREGLRLILRGLCR